From the genome of Impatiens glandulifera chromosome 9, dImpGla2.1, whole genome shotgun sequence, one region includes:
- the LOC124914107 gene encoding cytochrome P450 94B3-like: MEIKAYYLFVLALLSVYILSTFFQRKRKQANQNPGFSSYPIIGTLPEFLINRHRFLDWSTEVLLRSPTHTAVMHRPINIHGVITANPLNVEYMLKTKFDNFPKGTQFITFLQDLLGHGIFNSDGDHWRTQRKTASYEFNTRSLRHFVMETVMGEIRTRLIPLLEEATEKNRSLDLQNILERFAFDNICTVAFNVDPGCLSGDGTINNKFMEAFEDAGTLSAGRFLSVSESLIKLKKVLNVGTERRLKESVAIVHEFADKIIKSRMENLDNKDEERHDLLSRFMVIQESPEYLRDIIINFILAGRDTTSSALSWFFWLIASNQTAEDKILKEIKTIRFRHGKNVGESLDLDELREMNYLHASISEAMRLYPPVPIDTKECLEDDVMPDGTFVGKGWFATYHAFAMGRMREIWGEDCCDYKPERWIDEINGSYKPENPFKFPVFHAGPRMCLGREMAYIQMKSIAAAVLERFHVDVQDKNTCPEMLLSMTLRMKNGLPFKVRVRHHLEE, encoded by the exons ATGGAAATCAAAGCTTATTACCTTTTCGTTCTTGCCTTGTTGTCTGTTTACATACTCTCAACTTTCTtccaaaggaaaagaaaacaagcAAATCAAAACCCAGGTTTCAGTTCCTACCCAATCATAGGAACCTTGCCCGAATTCCTCATTAACCGACATCGTTTTCTCGATTGGTCCACCGAAGTTCTTCTTCGCAGCCCAACCCATACAGCCGTTATGCACCGTCCTATAAACATCCATGGTGTCATCACAGCCAATCCTCTTAACGTTGAGTACATGCTCAAAACCAAATTCGACAACTTTCCTAAAGGTACCCAATTCATTACCTTTCTCCAAGATCTCCTTGGCCACGGAATTTTCAACTCCGACGGCGACCATTGGAGAACCCAGAGAAAAACGGCCAGCTATGAATTCAACACCAG GTCACTTCGACACTTTGTTATGGAAACAGTCATGGGAGAGATAAGAACTCGATTGATTCCTCTCCTGGAAGAGGCAACGGAAAAGAATCGATCTTTGGATTTACAGAACATCTTGGAGAGATTCGCTTTTGATAATATCTGTACGGTGGCTTTCAATGTTGATCCCGGTTGTCTCTCCGGCGACGGCACAATCAATAATAAGTTCATGGAAGCCTTCGAAGACGCCGGAACTTTAAGCGCCGGGAGATTCCTCTCTGTTTCAGAATCTTTAATCAAGCTTAAGAAAgttttaaatgttggtacagAACGTAGACTGAAAGAATCCGTCGCCATTGTTCATGAATTTGCTGATAAGATAATCAAATCAAGAATGGAGAATCTCGATAACAAAGATGAAGAACGTCACGATCTATTGTCACGTTTTATGGTGATTCAAGAATCCCCTGAGTATCTCCGGGATATCATaatcaacttcatattggcAGGAAGGGATACGACATCGTCTGCTTTAAGTTGGTTCTTTTGGCTGATAGCTTCAAACCAAACAGCCGAGGATAAAATACTGAAAGAGATCAAAACGATAAGGTTTCGACATGGGAAAAATGTGGGTGAAAGTTTGGATCTTGATGAGTTAAGAGAGATGAATTACCTTCATGCTTCAATTTCAGAGGCAATGAGGCTATACCCACCAGTTCCGATCGACACGAAAGAGTGCCTGGAAGATGACGTCATGCCGGACGGAACGTTCGTCGGAAAAGGTTGGTTTGCGACTTATCATGCGTTTGCGATGGGAAGGATGAGAGAGATATGGGGAGAAGATTGCTGTGATTATAAACCGGAGAGATGGATTGATGAAATTAACGGTTCGTATAAACCGGAGAATCCTTTTAAGTTCCCGGTTTTTCATGCCGGTCCGAGAATGTGCTTGGGGAGGGAAATGGCGTATATTCAAATGAAGTCGATTGCTGCTGCGGTGTTGGAAAGGTTCCACGTGGACGTTCAGGATAAGAACACGTGTCCCGAGATGCTTTTGTCTATGACACTTAGAATGAAGAATGGTCTTCCATTTAAGGTGAGGGTGAGGCATCATTTGGAAGAGTAA